In Lagenorhynchus albirostris chromosome 14, mLagAlb1.1, whole genome shotgun sequence, one DNA window encodes the following:
- the TUG1 gene encoding taurine up-regulated 1 has translation MLMKCIWPSKALTGPRSRGLLLTEELVPAFKARIEDSGERTTRPGVARRSQLPLSLPTELEPNNRSALLEPCAAAASASAAAAAAAKPAARAPLWMRCAHNPGRLAHSPTPQAPEASAAHSANHRAAPPPAPALMRSLLIEALARPPPLPGLVGRRSGRAVDRAIGWRLFLLLWHPALGAQARPPRRAPGGRWRSRRVFLLVRRTRAAAYAFAIRRGVVRVVGGGGQLLRPAPGEAAGFGAAGEAGVAGAGLEAWRHPSGPARTQLGGQEGAGGWLVVGFLLCLFLLMPP, from the exons ATGTTGATGAAGTGCATATGGC CCTCTAAGGCCCTGACTGGGCCTCGGTCCCGTGGTCTCCTCCTCACGGAGGAGTTAGTCCCAGCTTTCAAGGCCCGGATCGAGGACAGTGGCGAGCGCACCACCCGACCGGGCGTTGCCCGGCGCTCACAGCTGCCTTTGTCCCTCCCCACGGAATTGGAACCCAACAACCGCAGCGCGCTCTTGGAACCATGTGCTgccgccgcctccgcctccgccgctgccgccgccgccgcgaaACCAGCCGCCCGCGCGCCGCTTTGGATGAGATG TGCACACAACCCGGGCCGCCTCGCGCACTCCCCGACGCCCCAAGCCCCCGAGGCCTCCGCGGCGCACTCGGCCAATCACAGAGCcgcccctcctcccgcccccgccCTGATGCGAAGCCTCCTGATTG AAGCCCTGGCGCGCCCTCCCCCCCTTCCCGGTCTGGTAGGGCGAAGGAGCGGGCGCGCGGTCGATCGAGCGATCGGTTGGCGGCTCTTTCTCCTGCTCTGGCATCCAGCTCTTGGGGCGCAGGCCCGGCCGCCGCGGCGCGCGCCCGGTGGCCGTTGGCGCTCGCGCCGCGTCTTTCTTCTTGTACGCAGAACTCGGGCGGCGGCCTATGCGTTTGCGATTCGACGAGGAGTCGTCCGGGTGGTCGGCGGTGGCGGGCAGCTGCTCCGCCCCGCTCCCGGGGAGGCGGCGGGATTTGGCGCGGCCGGGGAAGCTGGGGTGGCCGGGGCCGGCCTGGAGGCCTGGCGCCACCCTTCGGGGCCTGCAAGGACCCAGTTGGGCGGGCAGGAGGGGGCCGGGGGATGGTTGGTGGTGGGCTTCCTACTTTGCCTTTTTCTCCTTATGCCGCCTTAG
- the LOC132503880 gene encoding small ribosomal subunit protein eS27-like has translation MPLTKDLLHPSPEKRKHKTKHLVQSLNSYFMDVKCPGCYKITTIFSHAQTVVLCVGYSTVLCQPTGGKARLTEECSFRRKQH, from the coding sequence ATGCCTCTCACAAAGGATCTCCTTCATCCCTCTCCAGAAAAGAGGAAACACAAGACGAAGCACCTGGTGCAGAGCCTCAATTCCTATTTCATGGACGTGAAATGCCCAGGATGCTATAAAATCACCACCATCTTTAGCCATGCACAAACAGTAGTTTTGTGTGTCGGCTACTCTACTGTCCTCTGTCAGCCTACAGGAGGAAAAGCAAGGCTTACGGAAGAATGCTCCTTCAGACGGAAGCAGCACTAA